Proteins encoded together in one bacterium window:
- a CDS encoding ABC transporter permease, producing the protein MTVSRAAGAVAARADGRPGAAGRGRDRFRRLRRNPLALASLLFLVLIAGAATLAPAVTPYHPDRIVIGEALLPPSTRHWLGTDQTGRDEWTRLLFGARISLAIGIVAMLVSVAIGTAVGAVAGAWGGTADAVAMRVTDAMLAVPVFFLLLTALAALGATVANIVLVIGLTSWMPAARVVRSEVLRARGLEYVAAARGLGAGQWRVIGRHLLPQAVPSMLVASTLGVGQAILIESALSYLGVGVQPPTASWGNMLSHAQNYVFASPLLALWPGIAILLTVLAFNFIGDALRDTLSPYQT; encoded by the coding sequence GTGACCGTGAGCCGGGCCGCCGGGGCAGTCGCCGCGCGCGCGGACGGCCGTCCGGGCGCCGCGGGACGCGGCAGGGACCGCTTCCGGCGTCTGCGGCGAAATCCGCTCGCGCTCGCGTCGCTCCTCTTTCTCGTCCTCATCGCCGGCGCGGCGACCCTCGCGCCGGCCGTGACGCCCTACCATCCGGACCGGATTGTGATCGGCGAAGCCCTGCTGCCGCCCTCGACCCGGCACTGGCTCGGCACCGACCAGACCGGCCGCGACGAGTGGACGCGCCTGTTATTCGGCGCCCGGATTTCGCTGGCCATCGGGATCGTCGCGATGCTGGTTTCGGTCGCGATCGGCACCGCGGTGGGCGCGGTCGCCGGCGCGTGGGGCGGAACCGCGGACGCGGTGGCGATGCGCGTCACGGACGCGATGCTCGCGGTCCCGGTGTTCTTTCTCTTGCTCACCGCGCTGGCCGCCCTCGGCGCCACGGTGGCGAACATCGTCCTCGTGATCGGGCTGACGAGTTGGATGCCCGCGGCGCGCGTCGTGCGCAGCGAAGTCCTGCGGGCTCGCGGTCTCGAGTACGTGGCGGCGGCACGCGGCCTCGGCGCGGGACAGTGGCGCGTGATCGGCCGGCACCTGTTACCGCAGGCCGTTCCGTCGATGCTGGTCGCCTCGACGCTGGGCGTCGGCCAGGCGATCCTCATCGAATCGGCGCTGAGCTACCTCGGCGTGGGCGTGCAGCCGCCGACCGCCTCCTGGGGCAACATGCTGAGCCACGCTCAGAACTATGTCTTCGCCTCACCGCTGCTCGCGCTGTGGCCCGGCATCGCCATCCTGTTGACTGTGCTGGCCTTCAACTTCATCGGCGACGCGTTGCGGGATACCTTGAGCCCCTATCAAACGTGA
- a CDS encoding ABC transporter permease, with the protein MQRYLLARAAQSAVLLVLVSMLTFALIHAAPGGPAVLLAPEMTGEQIKEAARSLGLDRPLGVQYGRWLGNLLRGRLGTSYGQGLPVARLIADRLPATLELVVTGLVLSVAAGLFLGVASALRRNSPVDHLSTGVAFFGMSVPVFWFGLMLIVLFAVHWRILPSSGAATLGAPPSAGDRLAHLVLPAAVLATANLAQIVRYTRSSMLDVLTADFLRTARAKGVAERSVVYHHGLRNALIPIVTVVALSIPRLVGGVAITESVFAWPGMGQLAVDAALQRDYPVIMGITMVVSIVVVVTNFLTDLSYLVLDPRVTIA; encoded by the coding sequence ATGCAGCGGTATCTGCTCGCGCGCGCAGCGCAGTCCGCGGTGCTGCTCGTCCTGGTCAGCATGCTGACGTTCGCGCTCATTCACGCGGCGCCGGGCGGGCCGGCCGTGCTGCTGGCGCCCGAGATGACGGGCGAGCAGATCAAGGAGGCGGCGCGCAGCCTGGGGCTCGACCGGCCGCTGGGTGTCCAGTACGGCCGCTGGCTCGGCAATCTCCTGCGCGGCCGGCTCGGCACGTCGTACGGCCAGGGGCTTCCGGTCGCGCGCCTGATCGCCGACCGCCTCCCCGCGACCCTGGAACTCGTGGTCACGGGTCTCGTGCTCTCGGTCGCCGCCGGCCTCTTTCTGGGCGTCGCTTCCGCGCTGCGCCGGAACTCGCCCGTCGACCACCTGTCGACCGGCGTCGCGTTCTTTGGCATGTCGGTGCCGGTCTTCTGGTTCGGACTCATGCTGATCGTGCTGTTCGCGGTCCATTGGCGCATCCTGCCGTCGTCCGGCGCCGCCACGCTGGGCGCGCCGCCGTCCGCGGGCGACCGCCTGGCCCATCTCGTCCTGCCGGCGGCCGTGCTCGCGACCGCCAATCTCGCGCAGATCGTCCGCTACACGCGATCCAGCATGCTCGACGTGCTGACGGCCGACTTCCTGCGGACCGCGCGGGCCAAAGGTGTCGCCGAGCGGTCGGTCGTGTACCATCACGGGCTGCGCAACGCGCTGATCCCGATCGTCACCGTCGTCGCGCTCTCGATTCCCCGGCTCGTCGGGGGGGTCGCGATCACGGAGAGCGTGTTCGCCTGGCCCGGGATGGGGCAGCTCGCGGTCGACGCGGCGTTGCAGCGGGACTATCCCGTAATCATGGGCATCACCATGGTGGTGTCGATCGTCGTCGTGGTCACGAACTTTCTCACGGACCTGAGCTATCTCGTGCTCGATCCGCGAGTCACGATCGCGTGA
- a CDS encoding ABC transporter substrate-binding protein, translating into MHTREIAGSRRLTRRRFLAGTAGLTAAGMNALTGGSGATPAGPAGVPAADAAAAEPRRGGAFKIPITANVVPWPPIGLIQNLMVNKSLFNGLVRYSPVDWSPQPDLAERWETSKDGLTWTFHLKDGVRWHDGRPFTADDVKWTLQTYADPKVNSILRGNLEPVTGVEIVDPLTVKLVTKQPYSSLVELLCYLTFMLPRHLLAGQEFNRAKFPEAFIRNPVGTGPFKFGEHVTGDHFTVLANDRYHEGRPYLDSVIYKIVRDLNSTIVQVKTGELDVAFPTVAQLPALTGAPNLYLIERGLMDFRFFGYNYNDARFGKWFRDRNVRQAFAHAINSKGIIQQVTQGKAERSNGPLPPALKGWYPHGAPVFDYDPDRARKMLAEAGFKPGPDGVLAKDGQKFSFAFFTDQGQPEREQTALILQQNLRDVGVDARLETLEFNTYMTRQRVNHDFVAVAFYYVTPATPDQHSYWQTGGSTNEWGYSNPDVDRLFQQGLSTFDAGKRRAIYDRLYKIVAEEQPVNFIYHPREIQALNKRVRGWARTDYRDALLYLNRVWLAPS; encoded by the coding sequence ATGCACACGCGCGAGATCGCCGGCAGCCGCCGGCTGACGCGGCGCCGGTTCCTCGCCGGCACCGCGGGCCTGACCGCCGCCGGGATGAACGCCCTCACGGGCGGGTCCGGCGCGACGCCGGCCGGGCCGGCGGGAGTGCCGGCGGCCGACGCGGCGGCGGCGGAGCCCCGGCGCGGCGGCGCGTTCAAGATCCCGATCACGGCAAACGTGGTCCCCTGGCCGCCGATCGGGTTGATTCAGAATCTGATGGTCAACAAGTCCCTCTTCAACGGCCTCGTGCGGTACAGCCCGGTGGATTGGAGTCCGCAGCCGGATCTCGCGGAGCGCTGGGAGACCTCGAAGGACGGGCTCACCTGGACCTTCCACCTCAAGGACGGCGTGCGCTGGCATGACGGCCGCCCGTTCACGGCCGACGACGTCAAATGGACGCTCCAGACGTACGCGGATCCCAAGGTAAACAGCATCCTCCGCGGCAACCTGGAGCCGGTGACCGGCGTCGAGATCGTGGATCCGCTGACCGTGAAGCTGGTCACAAAACAGCCCTACTCGTCGCTCGTCGAGCTGCTCTGCTATCTCACGTTCATGCTGCCGCGGCATCTTCTCGCCGGCCAGGAGTTCAACCGCGCGAAGTTCCCCGAGGCGTTCATCAGGAACCCGGTGGGCACCGGCCCGTTCAAATTCGGCGAGCATGTCACGGGCGATCACTTTACGGTCCTCGCGAACGACCGCTATCATGAAGGCCGCCCATACCTCGACTCGGTCATCTACAAGATCGTGCGCGACCTCAACTCCACGATCGTCCAGGTCAAGACCGGAGAGCTCGACGTCGCGTTTCCGACTGTGGCGCAGCTGCCGGCGCTGACCGGGGCGCCGAACCTGTACCTGATCGAGCGAGGGCTCATGGACTTCCGGTTCTTCGGCTACAACTACAACGACGCGCGATTCGGAAAGTGGTTTCGCGACCGGAACGTCCGGCAGGCGTTCGCGCACGCGATCAACAGCAAGGGCATCATCCAGCAGGTCACGCAGGGCAAAGCCGAGCGAAGCAACGGCCCGCTCCCGCCGGCGCTCAAAGGCTGGTATCCGCACGGCGCTCCGGTCTTCGACTACGATCCGGACCGCGCCCGCAAAATGCTCGCGGAAGCCGGGTTCAAGCCGGGGCCGGACGGCGTCCTGGCCAAGGACGGCCAAAAGTTCAGCTTCGCGTTCTTCACCGATCAGGGGCAGCCGGAGCGGGAACAGACGGCGCTCATCCTGCAGCAGAACCTGCGCGACGTCGGAGTCGACGCGCGCCTCGAGACGCTGGAATTCAACACCTACATGACGCGCCAGCGCGTGAACCACGACTTCGTGGCCGTCGCCTTCTACTATGTCACCCCGGCAACCCCCGACCAGCACTCGTACTGGCAGACCGGCGGCTCGACGAACGAGTGGGGCTACTCCAACCCGGACGTCGACCGGCTGTTCCAGCAGGGCCTGTCGACCTTCGATGCCGGGAAGCGCCGCGCGATCTACGACCGGCTCTACAAGATCGTCGCCGAAGAGCAGCCCGTGAACTTCATCTACCATCCGCGCGAGATCCAGGCGCTCAACAAACGGGTCCGTGGATGGGCGCGCACCGACTACCGCGACGCGCTATTGTACCTCAACCGGGTGTGGCTCGCGCCGTCGTAG